ATGAGCAGCATGCCGCGCACCACATCGGTGGGGAGCGGCTTGCCCACGCCCGCCGCGTGCGAGCGGACAATGTTGTGCTGCAGCTGGCGAAGCTGCTCCGCGGGCACCCGCACATGGGCGAGCGAGCCGAAGCCGGTGTTGATTCCGTAAACGGCTGTTGAACCGGCGGCGACGGCCGCGACCGCGCGATGTGCGGCGAGCAAGTTCTCGCGACCTTTCGCGCCGATGCGAACCGCCCGTCCGCCGCGAGCAACTTGATTGACCAGGCTGATCGAAAGCGGCTCGCCGTTCAGTTCAAGCGGTTGCGGTTGGGCCATGCGCAAAAGATAGCGGGTTTCAGGGGCTTCTTCGCAGAAAGCCAAATGCCCAGTCATTGACTGGGCATTTGGCCGCCAAACTTGAGGTCACAAATTGTGACCTCAAGTTGCTCCACATGGATGCGGTCACAAATTGTGACCGCCTCGGATCATTATCTAACCCCGTCGAATTCGATGGGTTTAGAAGGAGAGGCTGGGAGTGGGAAATTCATTCATTGTCACGGTTGAAACCGATGCGGCGTTTGGGTGGATCAGGTGGGGGCTGCAGCAATGGCAACAACTTTCGATAAACATCACGCAATGCTGAATCATGACCCAAAAGCGTCTTGGCGATCTCGGCGAGCCGCTTGAGAACGGCGGCATTGGCGGCAATCTGTTCGCGGATACGCACGAAGGCGCGAATCACAAACACGCTCATTTCCACCGCCCGGTCGCTGCGAAGAATGTTCGCAGCCATGAGTGCGCCGTGTTCGGTAAACGCCCACGGGCGATAGGCGGTGCCTCGATGCTTTTTTGAACTGGTCACAAATTGCGACCAGTTCGGATCATTATTTGGACCTTGGGAGGAGCTCACCACAATTTGTGATGAGCTAGGAGGGCCGTCAGTGACGTTGGGTGAACTCATCGCAATTTGCGATGAGTTCGTCATATCTCCCTTATTAGCCAGTCCTTGCGCCTTTGACATCGCCAATTTGATCTTCAACTCGGCGAACTCGGCAGCGGTGAGTTGGTATGCAAAGTCATCTGGAAATCGTTGCCGGTTGCGTTTGAAAGCTTCATTGAAACGGTAAGTCGGCACACCGTATAACTCTGCCAGGTCCGCGTCCAAAATCACCTTGTGACCTCGCATGTTCAAAATCAGGGTTTCAATTGGCTTGGAGGGCTTCATGGATTCCGATGCATTCGTTGATGCTGTGGCAGACCCGCAAGTCATGGCGTGCCAGATTTCCGATCTGATTTCATACCTTTTCTCGTGTCCGTTCCCACGGATGACCACCTTATTTCCCTCTGGCAAGTGTCATTTGCTCATGGAGTGAACTGCGATCATGATGCCCACAATGGAACCCGCCACGGCAACGACTACGAAACCATCGGAATCAAGCGCGCGTCGAACCATCCTGCTTTCGATCGCGATCATTCTGACGGCCTTGCTGGGCGTCTTCGCCTCGCGCTTCACCATCTCCGCCCGCGGCACGGTCGCCCCGGACCTCTTCCTCTCCACGCAGCCTGCGTTCTCCATCGCCGTTGTCCTTGTCACGATGATCGTTGCGTTCCTGATCGCGCTGCCGCTGTCGAGACACATCAACGCAGCGGTGTCGCTTTTTGTGCTGGGCTGCGCCTTCGCCACCTACGCCATGCAGGCCGGCACCATCGCCGACCTCGTCTTTCTCAACGGCAGCATGACCTGCGCCGCCATTGAAACACTCCTGTGGAGCGCCTTCATCTCGATCGCCGCAATCATCATCTTCCGCGTCGGCGGTCCGCTGCCTGATGTTCCCGCGATCAACGATGAAGGAACCTTCGCCGGCGAGATCTTTCACAAGCGAGGCCTGCTGTCGCTGCTCGCCGGAATTGCCGCGATTCCCGTGCTGATCTTCACGCTGGTGGGCCCTACCAAGGGGCAATCCATCGGCGCCTGCGTCATGGCCGGCATCGTCACCGCCGTCATTGCTCGGCTTATCTCGCCGCGCTCGCAGCCCATCCTTCTCTTCGCCGTTCCCGCCTTCGTGATCGGCGCCGCTCAACTGGTGCTGGCGCTCTCCTCGTCGGACTCCCCAGACATTGCCTTCGGCATCGGCACGCTTTCACCGCTGCGCGTGCCCATGCCAATGGACATCGCCGCGGGCTCGCTCTGCGGAGTGGCGATCGGTCTTGGCTGGTCCAAGGGTCTGGTGAAAAAGGACCCCGACGCCTCGCCCCTGAGCGGCTGAGGTTCGCGCCGATACACTCGGCGAACCATGTCCCTCATCGTCACCGGAACCATCGGAATCGACACGCTTCACACTCCCACCGGCAGCGCCGAAAAGGTGCTCGGCGGCTCCTGCAGCTATTTCGCCGCCGCCGCCAGCTTTCTCTCGCCCGTCCGCCTGGTCGGCGCCGTGGGCGGAGACTGGCCCGCCCATCACGAGAAGCAGCTCC
This portion of the Planctomycetota bacterium genome encodes:
- a CDS encoding ORF6N domain-containing protein; protein product: MKPSKPIETLILNMRGHKVILDADLAELYGVPTYRFNEAFKRNRQRFPDDFAYQLTAAEFAELKIKLAMSKAQGLANKGDMTNSSQIAMSSPNVTDGPPSSSQIVVSSSQGPNNDPNWSQFVTSSKKHRGTAYRPWAFTEHGALMAANILRSDRAVEMSVFVIRAFVRIREQIAANAAVLKRLAEIAKTLLGHDSALRDVYRKLLPLLQPPPDPPKRRIGFNRDNE